From Paenibacillus sp. GP183, one genomic window encodes:
- a CDS encoding NAD(P)-dependent oxidoreductase: MEHTAKNTVIGFIGTGIMGNSMAGHLLGAGFPLHVYSRTKSKAEELLSRGAVWHESPASLAEQSNVIITMVGFPSDVEEIYLGDSGIINHAKPHSYLIDMTTSSPSLAQRIEKAAAEKGLFSLDAPVSGGDVGAREAKLSIMVGGLLETFDAMLPILNIMGSNVVYQGSAGAGQYTKMCNQIAIASNMMGVCEALAYAQKAGLDPNTVLKSIESGAAGSRSLSGLAPRIINGDYAPGFYVKHFIKDMNIALQSAKEMNLDLPSLSLARSLYERLVEMGEEDSGTQALFKVINRHSSS, encoded by the coding sequence TTGGAGCATACTGCAAAAAATACGGTTATCGGCTTTATTGGTACAGGAATAATGGGGAACAGTATGGCCGGACACTTGCTCGGAGCGGGCTTTCCGCTTCATGTGTACAGCCGTACAAAATCCAAAGCGGAGGAATTGCTTTCGAGGGGTGCCGTTTGGCACGAATCTCCGGCCTCACTGGCCGAACAGTCTAATGTAATTATCACGATGGTCGGTTTTCCCAGTGACGTCGAGGAGATCTATTTGGGAGACAGTGGAATCATTAATCATGCTAAGCCTCACAGTTATTTGATTGATATGACAACCTCAAGTCCGTCCTTGGCGCAGCGCATTGAAAAAGCTGCAGCCGAGAAGGGATTATTTTCGTTGGATGCCCCGGTATCCGGAGGGGATGTGGGTGCACGTGAAGCGAAGTTGTCTATAATGGTCGGCGGGCTGCTGGAAACATTCGACGCGATGCTGCCCATTTTAAATATTATGGGATCGAACGTTGTATATCAGGGAAGTGCGGGAGCCGGCCAGTACACAAAAATGTGCAACCAAATCGCCATTGCCTCTAATATGATGGGTGTCTGCGAGGCTCTGGCATATGCTCAAAAGGCGGGTTTGGATCCAAACACCGTACTGAAAAGCATCGAATCCGGAGCGGCCGGGAGCAGGTCATTGAGCGGCTTGGCTCCTCGTATTATTAACGGTGACTATGCCCCCGGTTTTTATGTAAAGCATTTTATTAAAGATATGAATATTGCTCTGCAATCCGCTAAGGAAATGAATCTCGATCTGCCGAGTCTGTCTCTGGCCCGTTCCCTTTACGAGCGTTTGGTCGAAATGGGAGAAGAAGACAGCGGCACGCAGGCGCTATTCAAGGTAATTAATAGACATTCGTCAAGTTAA
- a CDS encoding ABC transporter ATP-binding protein, with product MTASHLEISHLDKSFDTQSGSVHALHNINLRIKEGEFVTLIGPSGCGKSTLLKIIAGLDINHNGVVNLGDQPVTRPGIDKGFIFQEPRLFPWLTVEKNIAADLSLKNPIIRERVNELIQLVRLDGFAKSYPRELSGGMSQRVAIARALLRNPKILLLDEPFGALDAFTRSHMQEVLLDIWQKNKTTMIFVTHDVDEAIFLANRVVILKPRPGSIRSVIVNDLPFPRKKSSLAFQEIRLKVMREFENIDELELIDSSGI from the coding sequence ATGACAGCGTCTCATCTGGAAATTTCACATTTGGATAAAAGTTTCGATACACAATCAGGCTCCGTACACGCTTTGCATAACATCAACCTGCGTATCAAGGAAGGCGAGTTTGTCACCCTCATCGGTCCAAGCGGCTGCGGCAAAAGCACATTGCTGAAAATCATCGCAGGCCTCGACATCAACCATAATGGCGTTGTCAATCTTGGTGACCAACCTGTAACCCGGCCTGGAATCGATAAAGGCTTTATCTTTCAAGAACCCCGGCTCTTCCCCTGGTTGACGGTGGAGAAAAACATTGCCGCAGACTTATCGCTCAAAAACCCGATTATTCGTGAAAGAGTGAATGAATTGATCCAATTAGTGCGGCTGGATGGGTTTGCAAAGTCTTACCCCAGGGAGCTTTCAGGAGGGATGTCTCAGCGTGTCGCCATAGCCCGGGCGCTGTTAAGAAATCCGAAGATACTTCTTCTGGATGAACCTTTCGGAGCTCTGGATGCTTTTACTAGGTCCCACATGCAAGAAGTTCTGCTGGACATTTGGCAAAAAAATAAAACGACGATGATTTTTGTTACCCATGATGTCGACGAAGCCATTTTTCTGGCGAATCGAGTTGTCATTTTAAAGCCTCGTCCAGGTTCAATCCGATCCGTCATCGTGAATGACCTGCCTTTTCCCAGAAAAAAATCAAGCCTTGCATTTCAGGAAATAAGACTCAAGGTTATGCGGGAATTTGAGAACATAGATGAATTGGAACTCATCGATAGTTCGGGAATATAA
- a CDS encoding aliphatic sulfonate ABC transporter substrate-binding protein: protein MNMKKQKWTLFFLTAAAILILVTGCASKNAESSAKPSTESGKAAVNAAGTGGTQKLKEKVVVNIGIQQSIWPILLAKQKGWFEEEYAKVGAEVNWIEFQSGPSYFEAIASNRLDLGRVGDLPVVSGQAADVPFKEISAGSFGSKGQAILVKKDSPLKTVQDLKGKKLAFAKASSAQSMVYKILEKGGLKPSDVQIISLQPDEAQAAFESGSIDAWGIWEPFMSTQIVKNGARVLANGESIGLKGAGFQIVRTKFADEHPDLVTIYLKVEEKTQQWQNQHLEEAIDVYAQLKKVDREIIRKVIENTQPLNLPISDEIIKAQQDVADSMYELGAIKKKVDVSKVVDNQFINKALGK, encoded by the coding sequence ATGAACATGAAAAAACAGAAATGGACTTTATTTTTCTTAACTGCAGCGGCGATTTTGATCTTGGTTACGGGTTGTGCCAGTAAAAACGCGGAAAGTTCCGCCAAGCCTTCAACCGAAAGCGGCAAAGCAGCAGTCAACGCAGCAGGCACTGGAGGAACTCAAAAACTAAAGGAAAAAGTAGTCGTTAACATAGGAATTCAGCAAAGCATTTGGCCAATCTTACTTGCCAAACAGAAGGGCTGGTTTGAAGAAGAGTATGCCAAGGTCGGAGCCGAGGTGAATTGGATTGAATTCCAGAGCGGACCTTCGTATTTTGAAGCCATAGCGTCAAACCGTTTGGACTTGGGGCGCGTCGGAGATTTGCCGGTCGTGTCCGGCCAGGCTGCGGATGTCCCATTTAAGGAAATATCCGCAGGAAGCTTCGGCTCCAAAGGACAAGCGATTTTAGTGAAGAAGGATAGCCCGCTTAAGACCGTCCAAGATTTAAAAGGCAAAAAGCTTGCCTTTGCCAAAGCAAGCTCGGCTCAATCTATGGTTTATAAAATTCTTGAAAAGGGAGGACTAAAGCCGTCCGACGTACAGATTATTTCTCTTCAGCCGGATGAAGCGCAAGCCGCCTTTGAATCAGGCTCTATAGACGCATGGGGAATTTGGGAGCCATTTATGTCCACGCAGATCGTTAAGAATGGGGCAAGGGTGTTGGCCAATGGTGAGTCGATCGGATTGAAAGGTGCAGGATTTCAAATTGTCCGCACGAAGTTTGCCGACGAGCATCCCGATCTCGTGACGATTTATTTGAAAGTCGAGGAAAAAACTCAGCAATGGCAGAATCAGCACTTGGAAGAAGCTATCGATGTTTACGCTCAGCTTAAAAAGGTGGATCGCGAGATTATCCGCAAAGTAATCGAAAATACGCAGCCTCTGAACCTGCCAATCAGCGATGAAATTATCAAAGCTCAACAAGACGTCGCGGATTCAATGTATGAGTTGGGTGCGATAAAGAAGAAAGTAGACGTTTCTAAAGTTGTAGACAACCAATTTATTAACAAAGCATTGGGGAAATAA
- a CDS encoding glycoside hydrolase family 88 protein, with the protein MIIESINAVIVRIDEKGIVREVSYGTPVDKDKQFYKDIPISPMTYGQALTMLCLIEGLRHLK; encoded by the coding sequence GTGATAATAGAATCAATTAATGCTGTGATTGTACGCATTGACGAAAAGGGAATAGTACGCGAAGTATCCTATGGGACTCCTGTTGACAAGGACAAGCAATTTTATAAAGATATCCCCATTTCACCTATGACCTATGGTCAAGCCTTGACGATGCTGTGTTTAATTGAAGGGCTGCGTCACTTGAAATAA
- a CDS encoding YiaA/YiaB family inner membrane protein encodes MAWGGFIIAIFAEYIGISTLEEPFSVKGYYAIGGAFLIVSCLVLQKTIRDNEEDNMNLNIHTLEE; translated from the coding sequence ATGGCTTGGGGCGGCTTCATCATTGCCATTTTCGCTGAATATATAGGGATATCCACGCTGGAAGAACCATTTTCTGTAAAAGGCTATTATGCGATTGGCGGTGCATTTCTCATTGTTTCTTGTTTGGTTCTGCAAAAGACAATTCGTGATAATGAGGAAGACAATATGAATTTGAACATCCATACATTGGAAGAGTAA
- a CDS encoding oxalate decarboxylase family bicupin: MESRPKTQASNENIPQPIRNDGAGATDFGPRDVMRDLENPDMLVPPVTDAGLLPNLKFSFSDTHMQLNHGGWSREITVRELPIATTLAGVNMRLTPGGVRELHWHHQSEWAYMLYGRARITSIDPEGRNFIADIGPGDLWYFPAGLPHSIQGLEEGCEFLLVFDDGKFSDLSTLSISDWFAHTPKDVLSANFGVPESAFANVPSKQLYIFQAEVPGSLESQKVQSPYGTIPQSFKHQLLAQEPIKTPGGSVRIVDSSNFPISKTIAAALVEIEPGAMRELHWHPNNDEWQYYLTGQGRMTVFAGNGAARTFDYRAGDVGYVPFAFGHYIQNTGNQTLWFLEMFKSDRFVDVSLNQWMALNTRELIRDNLHVGPELLDALRKEKWPVVKYTNVL, encoded by the coding sequence ATGGAAAGCCGGCCTAAGACTCAAGCCTCGAACGAAAATATACCGCAGCCCATAAGGAATGATGGCGCCGGAGCGACGGATTTCGGTCCTCGGGATGTCATGCGGGATCTTGAGAACCCCGACATGCTGGTTCCGCCTGTTACTGATGCCGGCTTGCTTCCTAACTTGAAATTTTCATTCTCGGATACTCATATGCAATTAAATCATGGGGGATGGTCCCGGGAGATCACCGTGAGGGAGCTTCCTATCGCGACCACGCTTGCGGGCGTTAATATGCGCTTAACACCGGGTGGTGTGCGTGAGCTCCACTGGCATCATCAATCAGAATGGGCATATATGCTGTATGGGCGGGCACGCATAACCTCGATTGACCCGGAAGGAAGAAATTTCATCGCCGATATCGGCCCGGGTGATCTCTGGTACTTTCCCGCAGGACTTCCACATTCCATTCAGGGGCTGGAAGAAGGCTGCGAATTTCTGCTCGTCTTCGACGACGGTAAATTTTCGGACCTGAGTACCTTATCCATTTCCGATTGGTTTGCGCATACACCAAAAGATGTGCTGTCTGCCAATTTCGGTGTACCCGAGAGTGCCTTTGCCAACGTGCCATCCAAGCAGCTCTATATCTTTCAGGCCGAAGTCCCAGGTTCGCTGGAAAGTCAGAAAGTCCAATCCCCTTACGGAACAATTCCACAAAGCTTCAAGCATCAGCTGCTCGCGCAAGAACCAATTAAAACACCTGGCGGCAGCGTGCGAATTGTGGATTCCTCTAACTTTCCTATTTCAAAAACTATCGCTGCCGCGTTGGTTGAGATCGAACCCGGTGCAATGAGAGAGCTTCATTGGCATCCTAATAATGACGAGTGGCAATATTACCTTACCGGTCAGGGACGTATGACGGTTTTTGCCGGAAACGGTGCAGCTCGCACCTTTGATTATAGAGCCGGTGATGTCGGATATGTACCCTTTGCTTTTGGGCACTATATTCAGAATACCGGCAACCAAACGCTGTGGTTTTTGGAAATGTTCAAGAGCGACCGATTTGTTGATGTGTCATTAAACCAATGGATGGCGCTTAACACTCGCGAGCTGATACGGGACAATTTGCATGTCGGGCCTGAATTACTGGACGCGCTGCGCAAGGAGAAGTGGCCCGTCGTTAAATATACTAATGTCCTCTGA
- a CDS encoding ABC transporter permease, with product MDRNQAELLPLQISSSDKVVQNKEKTWRLGKRTYTFLLGALLPVSLLVIWQIAGSLELVSKNLLPTPFEILKAFGELIASGEIFTHLKFSITRVAIGFGLGGFLGLFFGIAVGLFRKMENTLDPSFQMLRMIPHLAVTPLFILWFGFGELSKILLIAKGAFFPLYINTFLGIRNVDNKLFDVSRVLEFSRMKQIVWLIFPAALPNILLGVRLSLGVAWLGLVVAELMGSSNGIGYLILDARQFSNTSVVFVGIMIFAIVGKLTDSLVRLLERKLLSWQDNYRG from the coding sequence ATGGACCGCAATCAGGCAGAACTGTTACCTTTGCAAATAAGCAGCAGCGATAAAGTCGTTCAGAATAAGGAAAAAACATGGAGGCTAGGCAAAAGAACCTACACATTCTTGCTGGGAGCATTGCTTCCGGTCAGTTTGTTAGTGATCTGGCAAATTGCCGGGAGCCTCGAGCTTGTTTCGAAAAACCTCCTCCCCACCCCCTTTGAAATTTTAAAGGCTTTTGGCGAGTTAATCGCTTCGGGAGAAATATTTACTCATCTGAAGTTCAGTATTACTCGAGTGGCTATCGGATTTGGATTAGGTGGATTTTTGGGATTGTTTTTCGGCATTGCCGTGGGTTTGTTTCGAAAAATGGAGAATACCTTAGATCCTTCTTTTCAGATGCTTAGAATGATTCCGCATTTAGCGGTCACTCCGCTGTTTATTCTTTGGTTTGGATTTGGGGAGCTGTCCAAAATATTGCTTATTGCCAAAGGGGCTTTCTTTCCGCTGTACATCAATACTTTTTTGGGTATTCGCAATGTAGACAATAAATTATTCGATGTCTCCAGAGTTTTGGAATTTAGTCGTATGAAGCAGATTGTATGGCTCATCTTTCCTGCAGCACTTCCCAACATCCTGTTGGGGGTCAGGCTGTCTCTAGGCGTCGCATGGTTGGGATTAGTGGTTGCCGAGCTCATGGGATCAAGCAATGGGATCGGGTATTTGATTCTTGATGCAAGGCAATTCTCGAATACGTCCGTTGTGTTCGTCGGCATCATGATCTTTGCGATTGTCGGCAAGCTTACCGATTCGCTTGTCCGGTTATTGGAGCGCAAGCTGCTGAGCTGGCAGGACAATTATCGGGGATAA
- a CDS encoding threonine synthase codes for MNFSYVSHLDCPVCSNTYDTNSVHQLCSCGSPLLVRYRLGELKNDLDREQIKARKPDLWRYHELLPVTDPSHVVTLGEGMTPLLHFHNLGNDYGLSQLYMKDEGLIPSGSFKARGAAVGVSKAKELGVQELAMPTNGNAGAAWALYAARAGIKSTIVMPKDAPSIPRGEVALAGANLFLVNGLISDAGKIVAQAVARDGLYDASTLKEPYRIEGKKTMGIEIVEQLDWQMPDVILYPTGGGVGLIGIHKALLELIELGWVSGKLPRLVAVQAEGCAPIVKAWEEKKERSDFWNDSKTIAFGINVPKALGDFLVLRALYETNGAAVAVSDEELLQEQSKIARLEGAFICPEGAAAFAAARKLTQSGWMKSGEKVVVLNTGAGIKYPDTVQVNPPILNIGDIIPS; via the coding sequence ATGAATTTCAGTTATGTATCCCACTTGGATTGTCCTGTCTGCAGCAATACCTACGATACGAATAGCGTGCATCAGCTTTGTTCCTGCGGTTCGCCCCTGTTGGTCAGATATCGTTTGGGAGAGCTTAAGAACGATTTGGATCGAGAACAAATTAAAGCTCGGAAGCCGGATCTCTGGCGTTATCATGAATTGCTTCCAGTAACAGATCCGAGCCATGTAGTGACGCTGGGCGAAGGAATGACCCCGCTTCTTCATTTTCACAATCTCGGAAACGATTATGGGTTATCGCAGCTTTATATGAAGGATGAAGGATTAATTCCAAGCGGCAGTTTCAAAGCGAGGGGAGCTGCAGTCGGTGTCTCCAAAGCAAAGGAGTTAGGTGTGCAGGAGCTTGCCATGCCGACTAACGGAAATGCGGGGGCGGCTTGGGCGCTTTACGCTGCTCGTGCCGGCATCAAATCCACCATTGTGATGCCAAAGGATGCGCCGTCTATTCCACGTGGCGAGGTGGCTTTAGCCGGAGCAAACTTATTTTTAGTGAACGGCCTTATCAGCGACGCAGGCAAGATTGTGGCTCAAGCCGTTGCAAGAGATGGCTTGTACGATGCTTCTACCTTGAAAGAGCCTTACCGTATTGAAGGAAAGAAGACGATGGGAATCGAAATTGTCGAGCAGCTCGACTGGCAGATGCCGGATGTCATTCTGTATCCGACAGGCGGGGGCGTAGGATTGATCGGTATTCATAAGGCTCTATTGGAATTAATAGAGCTAGGTTGGGTGAGCGGTAAGCTGCCCCGCCTTGTAGCCGTTCAGGCTGAAGGCTGTGCGCCAATAGTGAAAGCATGGGAAGAAAAGAAAGAGCGTTCCGATTTCTGGAACGATTCCAAGACGATAGCTTTCGGAATTAACGTACCTAAGGCGCTCGGCGACTTTCTCGTGTTAAGAGCGCTGTATGAAACGAATGGCGCAGCGGTCGCCGTATCGGATGAAGAGCTGCTGCAGGAGCAGTCGAAGATTGCGCGGCTGGAAGGTGCTTTTATATGTCCTGAAGGAGCTGCCGCTTTTGCAGCTGCCCGCAAGCTGACTCAGTCAGGCTGGATGAAAAGCGGCGAGAAGGTCGTCGTACTCAATACCGGGGCAGGTATCAAGTATCCGGATACAGTTCAAGTGAACCCGCCGATATTGAACATTGGGGATATCATTCCGTCCTGA
- a CDS encoding EthD family reductase, with protein sequence MAKMIIMYEEPKDKEGFERHYFNVHVPLGKKIPNIKNETIQRVIHSQNTDLKLYLIVELEFENMDALNQAFTSPEARAAEEDGPQLFKYLHKPPIITIVK encoded by the coding sequence ATGGCTAAAATGATTATTATGTATGAAGAGCCAAAGGACAAAGAGGGATTTGAAAGACATTATTTCAATGTTCATGTTCCGCTGGGTAAAAAGATTCCCAATATTAAAAACGAAACTATACAGCGTGTCATTCATTCACAAAATACCGACTTAAAACTTTATTTAATTGTTGAACTCGAGTTTGAAAATATGGATGCACTAAATCAGGCCTTTACCAGTCCTGAAGCGCGAGCTGCAGAAGAGGACGGACCCCAATTATTTAAATATTTGCACAAGCCGCCCATAATCACGATCGTAAAATAA
- a CDS encoding LLM class flavin-dependent oxidoreductase yields MSKKNRQLHLNLFLNPYGHHEASWRHPKTDISRVSDIGQLQRLALKAEQAKLNSIFVADRLSTSKTAVKYGAVSGLEPITLLSALAVLTERIGLIGTISTSFNDPFNTARRLASLDHISRGRVGWNIVTSGTDVEAQNFSFDQIEEHGERYARASEFVELATKLWDSWEDDALIKDKEAGIFADNTKVHELNHRGKYYSVRGPLNISRSPQGRPILVQAGSSDDGKEFAARYAEAIFTAQQTFEEAKAFYADSKSRLAAYHRSPDDVKILPGICPIIGETEAEAKEKEAKLHELTSPEYSLIQLSNRIGYDLSSYPLDGMLPSIPEEVVSKGHQSRSQLIVELARRDNLTIRQLLLRLAGGRGHQTIAGTPQQIADRMEAWFQQGAADGFNVMPQLMGEGLEDFLDHVVPELQRRGLFRTEYTGSTLREHYGLPRPESQYAPISQTRVREA; encoded by the coding sequence ATGAGCAAAAAAAATCGACAGCTTCATCTGAACCTTTTTCTTAACCCTTACGGCCATCACGAAGCATCGTGGCGACATCCGAAAACGGATATTTCCCGGGTTTCGGATATCGGACAATTACAGCGACTTGCACTCAAGGCAGAGCAAGCGAAGCTGAATTCGATTTTTGTTGCGGATCGTTTGTCGACCTCCAAAACAGCTGTGAAATATGGCGCTGTCTCAGGGTTGGAACCAATTACGCTTCTATCGGCGCTGGCAGTCCTCACGGAGCGAATCGGTTTGATCGGCACGATCTCAACCAGTTTTAACGATCCATTTAACACGGCTCGCCGGTTGGCTTCGCTTGATCATATTAGCCGGGGACGGGTCGGATGGAATATCGTTACCTCGGGGACGGATGTAGAAGCGCAAAATTTCAGCTTCGACCAGATAGAAGAGCATGGCGAACGTTATGCAAGGGCTTCCGAATTTGTAGAATTGGCAACGAAGCTTTGGGATAGCTGGGAAGACGATGCCCTTATCAAAGACAAGGAAGCCGGGATTTTCGCAGACAATACCAAAGTACACGAACTGAACCACCGCGGAAAATATTACTCAGTGCGAGGTCCTTTAAATATTTCCCGATCTCCCCAAGGGAGACCGATTCTTGTCCAAGCCGGCTCTTCGGACGACGGCAAAGAGTTTGCGGCTCGTTATGCGGAAGCTATTTTTACGGCACAGCAGACATTCGAAGAAGCTAAAGCTTTCTACGCCGATTCCAAATCGAGGCTGGCTGCTTATCACCGTTCACCCGATGACGTGAAGATCTTACCTGGCATATGTCCAATCATCGGGGAAACGGAGGCGGAAGCGAAGGAGAAGGAGGCGAAGCTTCATGAACTTACGTCGCCGGAATATAGTCTCATACAGCTATCCAACCGGATAGGTTACGATTTATCCTCTTATCCCCTGGACGGGATGCTTCCGAGCATTCCGGAAGAGGTAGTGAGCAAAGGACACCAAAGCCGTTCGCAATTGATTGTCGAACTGGCTCGAAGAGATAACCTGACGATCAGACAGCTTCTGCTGCGCCTTGCGGGAGGGCGCGGACACCAAACCATCGCGGGTACGCCGCAGCAAATTGCCGATCGCATGGAAGCATGGTTTCAGCAAGGCGCCGCGGACGGATTCAATGTCATGCCGCAGCTGATGGGAGAGGGACTTGAGGATTTTCTTGACCATGTAGTTCCCGAACTGCAGCGCCGCGGCTTGTTCCGTACAGAATATACCGGCTCCACACTCAGGGAGCATTATGGCCTTCCGCGACCGGAGAGCCAGTATGCTCCCATTTCGCAAACCAGGGTCCGAGAAGCATGA
- a CDS encoding YkgJ family cysteine cluster protein yields MESLPCKGCKGLCCGPVPITEQELKSIKKKIKSMPQKSKLELENQERFFGTCIFYDQVNDGCGIHSVRPSICRAFGFHQNLICFRKPEAASMGNWHAKEIPIGILSEDYTWKDFN; encoded by the coding sequence TTGGAAAGTCTTCCATGCAAAGGATGCAAGGGTCTATGCTGCGGTCCTGTTCCAATCACTGAACAGGAGCTGAAGAGCATAAAAAAGAAAATTAAATCGATGCCTCAAAAAAGCAAGTTGGAGTTGGAAAATCAGGAAAGGTTTTTTGGTACATGCATTTTTTACGATCAAGTTAATGACGGGTGCGGTATTCATTCGGTTAGACCGTCAATATGCCGAGCGTTTGGATTCCATCAGAATTTGATTTGTTTTCGCAAGCCTGAAGCAGCTTCAATGGGAAATTGGCATGCAAAAGAAATCCCAATCGGTATATTGAGCGAAGATTATACCTGGAAGGATTTCAATTAA
- a CDS encoding metallophosphoesterase has product MNKNRLLKLANILLLVLVLALPATAQAVDSPKSTAGDKDGGIGISTNYLIGAPNVSLSPKVNQIIYPLFSTPAIQKKGQSLTVKVDSKGKVAGAWSIKLKQTNNSSFTSEYDLPVQSVSMGQSYWNKSSTIYDVTVQIPSQIPEKLYDLEVAYTGNGMRLTDKQPHTVKVVDQFKKDFTFLHMTDIHVGSPRNLGDPSDPTAADPALATEAGIWNPDPSKRWLYLQKTIKEVNLKNPDFVVLTGDLMFGQLNPQEYIYEYEEVYKVLQQLNVPVYLIPGNHDGYAQDGTLSDGLDYWTKYFGPQYFSFDYGQYAHFTALNSFDWDKIDRSGTGTVLVPTWGGQVRNEQLQWVKQDLAKNAATAQPGQLRGLLAHNNPIYRDRDLWPQSDPEVQQYWKEYDRQHNPQTPVNLALGEKLGLKYDQLWHGEGAQQIIDLMKQYQVQISLHGHTHIDNVTQKENILYITTTAIELTGKPWIGFRNFVMNNGQPTGYIYEEPGYSIPVYQNGVTKSGIMSFQADYAAANDGHASSQTATVTNRLNKPITVTVPFYMTAGSYKVSTGTIKQNYAVDGQEYLEVLVTIPANATQNITIH; this is encoded by the coding sequence ATGAACAAAAACCGGTTATTAAAACTCGCAAACATTCTATTGTTAGTCTTAGTCTTGGCATTGCCCGCAACCGCTCAAGCCGTCGACAGTCCTAAAAGCACCGCGGGCGACAAGGACGGCGGGATCGGGATCAGCACGAATTATCTCATCGGGGCGCCGAACGTCTCACTCAGTCCGAAAGTGAACCAAATTATTTACCCTCTTTTTTCAACACCCGCCATTCAAAAGAAAGGCCAATCTTTAACAGTCAAGGTGGACAGCAAAGGGAAAGTGGCCGGAGCCTGGAGCATCAAATTAAAGCAAACGAACAATTCTTCGTTTACAAGTGAATACGATCTTCCAGTACAGTCCGTATCAATGGGACAATCCTATTGGAACAAAAGTTCAACTATCTACGATGTCACTGTGCAAATCCCTAGTCAGATCCCGGAAAAGTTGTACGATCTTGAGGTCGCCTATACAGGCAATGGTATGCGCCTGACCGATAAGCAGCCCCATACGGTCAAAGTGGTGGATCAATTCAAAAAAGATTTCACGTTCCTGCATATGACGGATATTCATGTCGGTTCCCCCAGAAATTTAGGGGATCCTTCCGATCCTACCGCTGCGGACCCTGCACTAGCAACTGAAGCGGGCATTTGGAATCCTGATCCGAGCAAACGCTGGCTATATCTCCAAAAAACGATCAAGGAAGTCAACCTGAAAAATCCCGACTTCGTTGTTCTGACCGGCGATTTGATGTTCGGCCAATTGAATCCCCAAGAATATATATATGAGTATGAAGAAGTTTATAAAGTGCTGCAGCAGCTGAATGTTCCGGTCTATCTCATCCCGGGCAATCATGACGGTTATGCACAGGATGGTACGCTGTCGGATGGATTGGATTACTGGACAAAATACTTCGGACCGCAGTATTTTTCATTCGATTACGGCCAGTACGCTCACTTTACCGCACTGAATTCATTCGATTGGGACAAAATCGATAGAAGCGGCACCGGCACTGTATTAGTGCCTACCTGGGGCGGACAAGTTCGGAATGAGCAGCTGCAGTGGGTCAAGCAGGATCTTGCGAAGAACGCTGCGACAGCGCAGCCGGGACAACTGAGAGGGCTGCTAGCCCATAACAATCCGATTTATCGAGACCGTGATTTATGGCCGCAAAGTGATCCTGAAGTGCAGCAGTATTGGAAGGAATATGATCGCCAGCACAACCCGCAGACGCCCGTAAACCTGGCTCTGGGGGAAAAGCTCGGGCTGAAATATGATCAGCTGTGGCATGGAGAAGGCGCCCAGCAAATCATCGATTTAATGAAGCAGTATCAAGTTCAGATTAGCCTGCATGGACATACGCATATCGATAATGTGACCCAAAAAGAAAACATCCTCTATATCACGACGACAGCTATCGAGCTCACGGGCAAACCGTGGATAGGATTCCGGAATTTTGTCATGAACAATGGGCAGCCCACCGGGTACATCTACGAGGAGCCAGGATATTCTATCCCGGTTTACCAAAACGGCGTAACGAAATCCGGGATCATGTCGTTCCAAGCCGATTACGCTGCGGCCAACGATGGACATGCTTCCTCGCAAACCGCAACCGTAACGAACCGCCTGAACAAACCGATCACTGTCACGGTTCCGTTCTACATGACTGCCGGAAGTTACAAGGTTTCAACCGGCACGATCAAACAGAACTACGCCGTAGACGGACAAGAATATCTCGAAGTATTAGTTACGATACCCGCGAACGCGACGCAAAATATCACAATTCATTAA